The following is a genomic window from Caldisericaceae bacterium.
ATTTTGGTAAATTATCTTCCCGGTTCACCTTCTGCAAAGGAGTTTGGTCAAATTGCGAAAAGATTGGAAGGTGAAGATATACCTATACAATTAGAAAAGCCAAAAGGTTTTTTTGGAAATATCTTTAGGAGAGAATAATGGGTATTTTTGATTTTAATAATGGAACAAAGAAAGATGCAAGTAGTGTTGCAGAAGAAAGATTAAAACTTATCCTTATACAGGATAGGCTTTCTCTATCTTCTAGGGAATTCGAAAATTTGAAACAAGAATTAATTAACACTTTATCAAAATATTTTGATATAGAAAAGGAAGCAATTAGCATAAAAGTAGAAAAGTGCAAAGCAAAACAAGTTTTTGAGGCAATTGTGCCAGTTCGTTCGGTAAAGAAAGAAAAGTGAGAAAAGTTCCATTAAGTGTTTTAATTGCAATTTTTGTTTTAACATTTTATTCTCTTAGTGCGCTATATGTAATTAATGCAGAGAAATTTTTTTTGAGGCAAATTGTTTACACGACAATTGGCATCATTTTTCTTTTTATTGTATCCTCAATTAATTTCAGGGTTCTAAAGTATTATACAGTTTTGCTCTATGTTGTTACTTTTATTTTACTTATTTCCGTTTTCTTAATTGGAGTTATTACTAATGGTGCAAGAAGATGGATAAACCTTTTTGGTTTGTTTTCAATTCAGCCTTCAGAGTTTGCAAAAATTACTTTAATACTTATGTTAATTTGGATTTTTGAAGGAAAGTATACTAATTTTAAAAAGTTCGTGTTTGGATTAATTTCTATTATACCTTTTGCTTTAGTTGTCTTTTTTCAGCCTGATATGGGGACTTCACTTGTTTACGCCTTCATATTCTTTATATTTATCGCATTTTTCTTACCATTAAAATATTCATTATCTATAATTGCAGGTGCGGTTGCTATGATTCCATTTTTACCAAAAATTTTAAAACCATACCAGATTGAGCGAATTCTTACATTTTTTAATCCTTATAGAGACCCCCTTGGAAGCGGTTATAATGTTCTTCAATCTATGATAGCTTTTGGATCAGGAAGATTATCTGGTAACGGGTTTCAAAAAAGTTTAATGACTCGATTGGGTTTTGTGCCTGTGCAATATGCAGATTTTATTTTTTCAGCAATTGGTGAAATTTGGGGATTTATTGGCGTGATAATTATTTTATTTTCATTTTTGTATTTGTTTTATTTTATCGTTCGGTCGATTGCTTTAACGGGCAATAAATTAGGTAAAGGGATAGCGTTAGGTGTTTTTGCAATGTTTTTATTCCAAGTTTCTGTTAATATGGGAATGAATATTGGTATAATGCCAGTTACAGGAATCCCTTTACCATTTTTGAGTTTTGGGGGAAGTTCCACAATTACCAATTTCATTGCTTTAGGCCTTGTCGTAAGCGTTTATAATTTTAAAGATGAGTTGTCATATGGTGAAAGATTATAAACTTTTAAAGTTTAAAAAACCGTATTACTATTTTGGCAATGAGTTGAATAGTATTCATAAAATGAGTGCCTCGATAAAAGTTGCTCTTGTTTACCCCGATGTGTATGAAGTGGGTATGTCTTCTTTAGGTTTTAAAATACTATACCATCTTGGAAATGAAATTGAGGATATTCAACTTGAAAGAGCTTTTGTTCCTCTTGATGATTTTGAAAAATACTTAAGAGAAAATAAAATTCCTCTTTTTTCTCTTGAGTCTAGAACACCATTAAATCGTTTTGATTTTGTAGCGTTTTCATGCCAAACTGCCCTCGATTACACAAATATTTTGAATGTACTTGACCTTGCAAATATCCCAATTTATGCGGAAGAACGCTTAAAACCCATAGTGTTTCTTGGAGGCACCTCAGCTTATAATCCAGAGCCTCTTTCAAAGTTTATTGATTTTTTTGTGCTTGGTGAAGGAGAACGCTTATTTGTAGAAATTCTTAATCTTGCAAAAACAATTAAAAACAAAGATGAGTTTTTATATGCCATTTCTCAATTGAAGGGCGTATATGTCCCTAAATTTTTTGAATTTGAAAAGCAAGGAAACTTATATGTAGAAAAGAATGGAAAAGTGGTTGTTAAAGATGCAATAAAAGATTTTGAGCATTCTTACTTTCCCATTAAGCCCATTGTTCCTTTTGGAAAAGTGATTATGGATAAGGCTTATATAGAGATTTTTCGTGGATGCACTCGAGGCTGCAGGTTTTGTGAAGCAGGAGTTGTTTATAGACCAGTAAGAGAAAGAAGTATAAATCGTATTGAACATGATGCAATAGAAGTTTTGAAAAACACAGGTTACGAAGAGATTACTTTTCTTTCATTGAGCACAAGCGATTACTCAAATATGGATAAGTTAATTGCCCTTATGAAGAAGTTAACCGAAGAGTTTCATGTTTCGATTTCGCTTCCTTCTTTGAGGATAGATAAATTTACTCCTGACCTTGGAAAGGTAATTTTAGAGCAAAGGGTTCATAGTTTAACCTTTGCCATAGAAGCAGCATCAGATAGGTTGAGAAATGTTATTAATAAGACGATTTCCAAAGATGAAATTCTTAAAGTTGTTGAAACTGCTGTTTCGTTAGGTTTTCATACCCTCAAATTTTACTACATTATCGGCTTACCAACCGAGACAATGGATGATGTAAAAGAAATTGTAACATTAACAAAAGAGATGCTAAAAGTCGGTAATAAAAATAAAACCTTCAAAAAACCCTTTGAAATCCACTTAAGTATTAATCCTTTTATGCCACAACCACATACACCGTTTCAGTTCGCAGCCTTTGATAGTTTTGACTCTCTTAACGAAAAAAGAGAATACCTCTTAAAAGAACTTAATTTACCTAATGTAAAGGTTGATATATCTAACTTTAAAATGAGTGCGTTAGAAGTTGCGCTTGATAGAGGAGATAGGCAAGTTGGCGATGTTATTGAGCAAGCCTTTAAATTAGGAGCAAAAATGGATGCTTGGAGTGAATACTTTAACTTTAACATCTGGAAAGAAGCTTTTTCTAAAGTTGGTGTTGATGAAACTCTGTATCTTTCAGCATTTCCTTTGGATACTAAACTTCCGTGGGATCATATCTCAACAGGCGTTTCAAAATTGTTTTTAAAACGCGAATTCAATAAGGCCCTAAGTGGTTTTATAACCGAAGATTGTAGATGTGGGAATTGCGTTGGCTGTGGAATAAATATTCCTCTATTTTGCGAAGTGCTCGAAAAGAAAGTTTAAAAAGTTGTTTTTTACTGGCAAAAATCTGTTTTTAATAGCTACTTAATTTTTATATTTTATTTACTTAAAAGGCTTTTAGCCTCTTGACAAAAAGTAAAAATTTAATATCCTATATTAGAGCTTAGGTTCCCCGTTAGCTCAACCGGCAGAGCGGGTGGCTGTTAACCACTAGGTTGTAGGTTCGAGTCCTACACGGGGAGCCAGTTTTTATTTTAGTACACTTTCTGTCCATAACCTGTTATCGAATAAGTTGAGGATTTTGTCTATTCTTTATCTAAAACATTATTTAAAATTCCAGTTATCTTGATTAGAAAAATTCACTTTTTTTAATCCGTAGAAAAACATTTATTTTAAGCTCTATTTAAACACTTCCAAAAAGCATATGAACTTGCAAAAACATCATAACCAAAATTGGAATCAAAGGAAAACAACATCTTAGACGTAAACTGCCGTTCAACTAAACGAACGGCAGTGATAAAATATCAGTTAC
Proteins encoded in this region:
- a CDS encoding TIGR03960 family B12-binding radical SAM protein: MVKDYKLLKFKKPYYYFGNELNSIHKMSASIKVALVYPDVYEVGMSSLGFKILYHLGNEIEDIQLERAFVPLDDFEKYLRENKIPLFSLESRTPLNRFDFVAFSCQTALDYTNILNVLDLANIPIYAEERLKPIVFLGGTSAYNPEPLSKFIDFFVLGEGERLFVEILNLAKTIKNKDEFLYAISQLKGVYVPKFFEFEKQGNLYVEKNGKVVVKDAIKDFEHSYFPIKPIVPFGKVIMDKAYIEIFRGCTRGCRFCEAGVVYRPVRERSINRIEHDAIEVLKNTGYEEITFLSLSTSDYSNMDKLIALMKKLTEEFHVSISLPSLRIDKFTPDLGKVILEQRVHSLTFAIEAASDRLRNVINKTISKDEILKVVETAVSLGFHTLKFYYIIGLPTETMDDVKEIVTLTKEMLKVGNKNKTFKKPFEIHLSINPFMPQPHTPFQFAAFDSFDSLNEKREYLLKELNLPNVKVDISNFKMSALEVALDRGDRQVGDVIEQAFKLGAKMDAWSEYFNFNIWKEAFSKVGVDETLYLSAFPLDTKLPWDHISTGVSKLFLKREFNKALSGFITEDCRCGNCVGCGINIPLFCEVLEKKV
- the minE gene encoding cell division topological specificity factor MinE, with amino-acid sequence MGIFDFNNGTKKDASSVAEERLKLILIQDRLSLSSREFENLKQELINTLSKYFDIEKEAISIKVEKCKAKQVFEAIVPVRSVKKEK
- a CDS encoding rod shape-determining protein RodA, whose protein sequence is MRKVPLSVLIAIFVLTFYSLSALYVINAEKFFLRQIVYTTIGIIFLFIVSSINFRVLKYYTVLLYVVTFILLISVFLIGVITNGARRWINLFGLFSIQPSEFAKITLILMLIWIFEGKYTNFKKFVFGLISIIPFALVVFFQPDMGTSLVYAFIFFIFIAFFLPLKYSLSIIAGAVAMIPFLPKILKPYQIERILTFFNPYRDPLGSGYNVLQSMIAFGSGRLSGNGFQKSLMTRLGFVPVQYADFIFSAIGEIWGFIGVIIILFSFLYLFYFIVRSIALTGNKLGKGIALGVFAMFLFQVSVNMGMNIGIMPVTGIPLPFLSFGGSSTITNFIALGLVVSVYNFKDELSYGERL